In Hermetia illucens chromosome 1, iHerIll2.2.curated.20191125, whole genome shotgun sequence, one genomic interval encodes:
- the LOC119655232 gene encoding esterase B1-like, which yields MENGLRTHSLIFCLINSSGMACIVWFYLDKNMQRLLHICMSLNLIPRKMPFLKTLASVKTAGVSHGDDLAYLFLNFLTPETQAGSSERNKIEELIGLWFHFSRNGVPNCDGIGPCTWKPVQSNEKSHGCLRIGHELIFEQNPFANILQFWDDLYDEDKLF from the exons ATGGAAAATGGACTGAGGACACATTCATTGAT TTTTTGTCTTATAAACTCTTCTGGCATGGCGTGCATCGTATGGTTCTATCTCGACAAAAATATGCAAAGGCTGCTACATATTTGTATGTCTTTGAATTTGATTCCCCGAAAAATGCCCTTTCTGAAAACTTTGGCGTCAGTAAAAACTGCTGGTGTATCACATGGGGATGATTTGGCGTACCTATTTCTTAATTTCCTTACTCCAGAAACACAGGCTGGTTCTTCTGAAAGGAATAAAATTGAGGAACTTATCGGCTTGTGGTTCCACTTCTCTCGAAATGGCGtcccaaactgcgatggaattGGACCCTGCACTTGGAAACCAGTACAGTCAAACGAAAAATCGCATGGTTGTTTGAGGATAGGCCATGAACTAATCTTCGAGCAAAATCCATTCGCcaatattttgcaattttggGATGACTTATATGATGAGGATAAGCTGTTTTAA
- the LOC119658988 gene encoding esterase B1-like, which yields MNKSISKVISNNNICNNESCSPQPHEPWTTVLDGTSEASKPIQREYVIETVIGAEDCLFLNVFTKEINPSKLKPVFVWIYGGGFVRGSTSKDVYSPDYFLSKDVVFVSIAYRVGIFGFLSMKDPSLKIPGNAGLKDQILGLKWVQQNISRFGGDPNNVTIFGESAGGASVHFLGLTEKARGLFHQMICMSGSAFCNWALPPPKNWSLRIAKDLGYKGEDNDSAVLHFLRKADCKKIAISEANILTKQEMLEGYLWCSYPVVEPYKSDDCVLPEQPLILARDAWSNDIPVIVGGTSREGIFFVNFFLKSDARGLTLLSRSYTFWIER from the exons ATGAATAAATCCATATCCAaagttatttcaaataataatatttgtaATAATGAATCCTGT AGTCCTCAACCGCATGAGCCTTGGACTACAGTACTGGATGGAACCAGCGAAGCATCAAAACCAATTCAAAGAGAATATGTAATAGAAACAGTGATTGGTGCTGAAGATTGCTTATTTTTGAACGTGTTCACAAAAGAG ATTAACCCGTCAAAGCTAAAGCCTGTTTTTGTATGGATTTATGGTGGCGGATTCGTACGTGGCTCAACTTCCAAAGATGTTTACAGTCCCGATTATTTCTTAAGCAAGGACGTGGTTTTCGTTTCAATTGCATATAGAGTTGGCATATTTG gATTTCTATCTATGAAAGACCCTTCCCTGAAGATACCTGGAAATGCAGGACTAAAGGACCAAATTTTGGGTTTGAAGTGGGTGCAGCAGAATATATCCAGGTTCGGCGGAGACCCAAATAACGTGACGATATTTGGCGAAAGTGCGGGCGGAGCTTCAGTTCACTTTTTAGGGTTGACAGAGAAGGCGAGAGGAttattccatcaaatgatttgcaTGTCCGGGTCAGCATTCTGTAACTGGGCGCTACCTCCACCTAAAAATTGGTCATTACGTATTGCCAAAGATCTTGGTTATAAAGGTGAAGATAATGATAGTGCCGTTCTACACTTTTTGCGTAAAGCCGACTGTAAGAAGATAGCAATATCGGAAGCCAATATCCTCACTAAGCAGGAAATGCTTGAAGGATATTTGTGGTGCTCATATCCGGTGGTCGAGCCTTATAAATCCGATGATTGTGTACTTCCCGAACAACCACTAATCTTGGCGCGTGATGCTTGGAGTAATGATATTCCTGTGATAGTTGGTGGTACTTCTAGGGAAGGAATTTTTTTCGTTAATT TTTTCTTGAAGAGTGATGCAAGGGGGCTAACCCTTCTTTCACGTTCCTACACTTTCTGGATAGAACGATAG